The Lactuca sativa cultivar Salinas chromosome 2, Lsat_Salinas_v11, whole genome shotgun sequence genome includes a window with the following:
- the LOC111901267 gene encoding omega-3 fatty acid desaturase, chloroplastic, producing MIIRNTFITIDFRHTHSPLLSLERDKLYISIFIIWVSPMAAWVLSECGVRPIPTFFPKPRTGVSNSFFSNTKSDSIGVTLFNTTKSITISSSFSRMCKDKNWALKVSAPVTIPFLDEDEREIATEFDPSAPPPFTLADIRASIPKHCWVKDPWRSMSYVLRDVAVVFGLAVVAAYFNNIVVWPLYWIAQSTMFWALFVLGHDCGHGSFSNNAKLNSVVGHLLHSSILVPYHGWRISHRTHHQNHGHVENDESWHPLSEKIYRSLEDATRKLRFTLPFPMLAYPFYLWNRSPGKKGSHFDPNSDLFLPNEKKDIITSTVCWTAMAALLVGLSFTMGPLQVLKLYGIPYWGFVMWLDLVTYLHHHGHEDKLPWYRGKEWSYLRGGLTTLDRDYGWINNIHHDIGTHVIHHLFPQIPHYNLIEATEAAKPVFGKYYREPKKSWPLPFHLLGVLVSSLKKDHYVSDEGEIVYYQTDAKISGN from the exons ATGATCATCAGAAACACCTTCATAACAATTGATTTTAGACATACACACTCACCTCTTCTCTCTCTAGAGAGAGATAAGCTATACATTTCTATTTTTATCATCTGGGTATCTCCAATGGCGGCTTGGGTCTTATCAGAATGTGGTGTAAGACCAATTCCAACATTCTTCCCCAAGCCACGAACCGGAGTATCCAATTCCTTCTTTTCTAATACCAAATCCGATTCCATTGGAGTCACCCTATTCAACACCACTAAGTCAATCACAATCTCGTCCTCATTTTCAAGAATGTGTAAAGACAAGAATTGGGCATTGAAGGTGAGTGCACCAGTTACAATTCCGTTTTTAGATGAAGACGAAAGAGAAATAGCCACTGAGTTCGATCCTAGTGCACCACCACCGTTCACATTGGCCGATATTAGAGCCTCCATTCCCAAGCATTGTTGGGTGAAGGATCCATGGAGGTCAATGAGTTATGTTTTAAGAGATGTGGCGGTGGTTTTTGGGCTGGCGGTGGTGGCGGCGTATTTCAATAATATCGTCGTTTGGCCACTTTATTGGATTGCTCAGTCCACAATGTTCTGGGCCCTTTTTGTTCTTGGCCATGATTG CGGCCATGGAAGCTTCTCCAATAATGCAAAACTTAATAGTGTAGTTGGTCATCTTCTTCATTCTTCCATTCTTGTACCCTACCATGGATG GAGAATTAGCCATAGAACTCATCACCAGAACCATGGACACGTAGAAAACGATGAATCTTGGCACCCA TTGTCGGAGAAGATCTACAGAAGTTTAGAAGATGCTACAAGAAAATTGAGGTTCACGTTACCATTCCCGATGCTGGCATACCCTTTCTATCTG TGGAATCGAAGCCCAGGAAAAAAGGGTTCACATTTCGACCCCAACAGCGATTTGTTTCTCCCAAATGAAAAGAAAGACATCATCACCTCGACAGTGTGCTGGACAGCCATGGCTGCTCTGCTTGTGGGGTTGTCCTTCACGATGGGTCCTCTTCAAGTACTTAAACTCTACGGCATCCCTTATTGG GGTTTTGTCATGTGGCTGGATCTAGTGACTTATTTGCATCACCATGGCCATGAAGATAAACTCCCATGGTACCGTGGAAAG GAATGGAGTTATCTGAGAGGAGGATTAACAACGCTCGATCGTGACTATGGATGGATCAATAACATCCACCACGATATCGGAACCCATGTGATACATCATCTCTTCCCTCAAATCCCTCACTACAATCTAATAGAAGCG ACTGAAGCTGCGAAGCCAGTTTTTGGGAAATATTATCGGGAGCCAAAGAAATCTTGGCCTCTTCCATTTCACTTGTTGGGAGTTCTTGTAAGTAGTTTGAAGAAGGATCACTATGTGAGTGACGAAGGGGAGATTGTATACTACCAAACGGATGCCAAAATCAGTGGAAATTAG
- the LOC111901264 gene encoding protein DOG1-like 4 has translation MQINQTFPYMEYTTGSQLHNFQTFFMEWVTQLEFYLHQLLHILQSPDQQDESKHKQLIRLVMAHYHKYFLAKARVSSRNVFLIMSPPWLSSYERTFLWLSGFKPGLALHVVSKCGVELSSDQTERMERLTVDTKDHESVIAERLARLEQQVLAPSMLAMARMGGREVNGMIREADTAVERMAEHMEFLVGCADYLREKTVAKVVGILTTAQTVRFLAAMAQLQLRIRRWGQLREREIHGDANLS, from the coding sequence ATGCAGATCAATCAAACCTTTCCATATATGGAGTATACAACCGGATCTCAACTCCATAATTTCCAGACCTTCTTCATGGAATGGGTGACCCAACTGGAGTTTTACCTTCATCAGCTTCTCCACATTCTTCAGTCCCCGGATCAACAAGACGAGTCCAAACACAAACAACTCATTCGCCTAGTCATGGCTCACTACCATAAATACTTCCTTGCCAAGGCCCGAGTTTCTAGCCGGAATGTTTTTCTTATTATGTCACCACCGTGGCTCAGCTCCTATGAGCGAACCTTCCTATGGTTGTCTGGGTTCAAGCCGGGTCTTGCCCTCCACGTCGTGAGTAAATGTGGGGTGGAATTGAGCTCCGATCAGACGGAGAGGATGGAGAGGTTGACGGTGGACACTAAAGACCACGAGAGTGTGATTGCAGAGAGGCTGGCGAGGTTGGAGCAGCAGGTACTGGCGCCGTCCATGCTGGCCATGGCGAGGATGGGAGGAAGGGAGGTGAATGGCATGATTCGTGAAGCGGATACTGCAGTAGAGAGAATGGCGGAGCATATGGAGTTTTTGGTTGGGTGTGCAGATTATTTGAGGGAGAAGACGGTGGCGAAGGTGGTGGGGATATTGACGACGGCTCAGACGGTGAGGTTCTTGGCGGCTATGGCTCAACTTCAGTTAAGGATTAGGAGGTGGGGGCAgctgagggagagggagattcaTGGAGATGCTAATCTCTCTTAA